The following coding sequences are from one Pseudonocardia sp. HH130630-07 window:
- the treS gene encoding maltose alpha-D-glucosyltransferase, giving the protein MTEREPMAENGATEPTDATDPAGAPEVNFAEYYHEARPSTLRHRARVRSTVRRRSVAQDGPASGENPVYVSWLLSQSMLGHADELARQFSGQGSMWQNPYASPGPRHAVETASVWFTAYPISLITPHGTSFLGALGDAELWQAFETIGIEAVHTGPVKKAGGLSGWQPTPSVDGHFDRISNELDPVFGTEDEFRAMCATATWHGGTIIDDIVPGHTGKGPDFRLAEIAYGDYPGVYHMVEIEPADWHTLPEVPPGRDSVNLDAATEEALEKAGYIVGRLQRVIFYREGVKETNWSATTEVTGVDGVVRRWVYLHYFKDGQPSVNWLDPTFAGMRMVIGDALHSLADLGSGALRLDANGFLGVEKAGGGAPGWSEGHPLSEAANHLIASMVRKVGGFTFQELNLTVDDIKVTSEAGADLSYDFINRPAYHHALATADTEFLRLTLRTALDLGVDPASLVHALQNHDELTYELVHWTAGHADELFAFRGEEVRGGDLADAIRRDLCDHLTGAGAPYNLIFTTNGIACTTATVIAASLGVSALDDIGPDDVERIRRVHLLLVMFNAFQPGVFALSGWDLLGMLTLPPEEVPDLLASGDTRWISRPAHDLMGHRPDAERSASGMPRGRSLYGSLPEQLADETSFARQMQAILAVRRHCSVATAQQVDVPDVSHRGLLVMVHRLDDGRTQATVLNFADEHVDAFVRSEELAPGATVVDLFSGEEVGTVDELHGFRIDMPPFRAAAVVLEAVPDA; this is encoded by the coding sequence GTGACCGAGCGAGAGCCCATGGCCGAGAACGGGGCCACGGAGCCCACCGACGCCACCGACCCGGCCGGGGCGCCGGAGGTCAACTTCGCCGAGTACTACCACGAGGCACGGCCGAGCACGCTCCGCCACCGGGCCCGGGTGCGCTCGACGGTGCGTCGCCGGTCGGTGGCCCAGGACGGGCCGGCGTCCGGCGAGAACCCGGTCTACGTGTCCTGGCTGCTGTCCCAGTCGATGCTCGGCCACGCCGACGAGCTGGCCCGCCAGTTCTCCGGCCAGGGCTCGATGTGGCAGAACCCGTACGCCAGCCCGGGCCCCCGGCACGCGGTGGAGACGGCATCGGTGTGGTTCACCGCCTACCCGATCTCGCTGATCACCCCGCACGGGACGTCGTTCCTGGGCGCGCTCGGGGACGCCGAGCTGTGGCAGGCGTTCGAGACGATCGGCATCGAGGCCGTGCACACCGGGCCGGTGAAGAAGGCCGGCGGGCTCTCCGGATGGCAGCCGACGCCGAGCGTGGACGGCCACTTCGACCGGATCTCCAACGAGCTCGACCCGGTCTTCGGCACCGAGGACGAGTTCCGGGCCATGTGCGCCACCGCCACCTGGCACGGCGGGACGATCATCGACGACATCGTCCCCGGGCACACCGGCAAGGGCCCGGACTTCCGGCTCGCCGAGATCGCCTACGGCGACTACCCGGGCGTCTACCACATGGTCGAGATCGAGCCCGCCGACTGGCACACGCTGCCCGAGGTGCCGCCCGGCCGGGACTCGGTGAACCTCGACGCGGCCACCGAGGAGGCGCTGGAGAAGGCCGGCTACATCGTCGGGCGGCTGCAGCGGGTGATCTTCTACCGGGAGGGTGTGAAGGAGACCAACTGGTCGGCGACGACCGAGGTCACCGGCGTCGACGGCGTCGTCCGGAGGTGGGTCTACCTGCACTACTTCAAGGACGGCCAGCCGTCGGTGAACTGGCTGGACCCGACGTTCGCCGGGATGCGCATGGTGATCGGCGACGCCCTGCACTCCCTCGCCGACCTCGGCTCGGGGGCGCTGCGGCTCGACGCGAACGGCTTCCTCGGCGTCGAGAAGGCCGGCGGCGGGGCACCGGGCTGGTCCGAGGGACACCCGCTGTCCGAGGCGGCGAACCACCTCATCGCCTCGATGGTGCGCAAGGTCGGCGGGTTCACCTTCCAGGAGCTGAACCTCACCGTCGACGACATCAAGGTCACCTCCGAGGCCGGCGCCGACCTGTCCTACGACTTCATCAACCGGCCCGCCTACCACCACGCGCTGGCGACCGCGGACACCGAGTTCCTGCGGCTGACCCTGCGCACCGCGCTGGACCTCGGCGTCGACCCGGCGTCGCTGGTGCACGCGCTGCAGAACCACGACGAGCTCACCTACGAGCTGGTGCACTGGACCGCCGGGCACGCCGACGAGCTGTTCGCCTTCCGCGGCGAGGAGGTGCGCGGCGGTGACCTGGCCGACGCGATCCGCCGGGACCTCTGCGACCACCTCACCGGGGCCGGCGCCCCGTACAACCTGATCTTCACGACGAACGGGATCGCCTGCACCACGGCGACCGTGATCGCCGCGTCCCTCGGGGTGTCCGCGCTGGACGACATCGGCCCCGACGACGTCGAGCGGATCCGGCGGGTGCACCTGCTGCTGGTCATGTTCAACGCGTTCCAGCCCGGGGTGTTCGCGCTGTCCGGCTGGGACCTGCTCGGCATGCTGACGCTGCCGCCGGAGGAGGTGCCGGACCTGCTCGCGTCCGGTGACACCCGGTGGATCTCCCGGCCGGCGCACGACCTGATGGGACACCGCCCGGACGCCGAGCGGTCGGCGTCCGGGATGCCGCGCGGGCGCAGCCTCTACGGGAGCCTGCCCGAGCAGCTGGCCGACGAGACCAGCTTCGCCCGGCAGATGCAGGCCATCCTCGCGGTGCGCAGGCACTGCTCGGTGGCGACGGCGCAGCAGGTCGACGTCCCGGACGTGTCGCACCGCGGGCTGCTGGTCATGGTGCACCGCCTGGACGACGGCCGGACCCAGGCCACGGTGCTGAACTTCGCCGACGAGCACGTCGACGCGTTCGTCCGCTCCGAGGAGCTGGCCCCCGGCGCGACCGTGGTGGACCTGTTCTCCGGCGAGGAGGTCGGCACCGTCGACGAGCTGCACGGCTTCCGGATCGACATGCCCCCGTTCCGCGCCGCTGCGGTCGTCCTGGAAGCGGTCCCGGACGCGTAG